The genomic region tacccGGATTTAATGGATTCCCAAAAGCCAGCCTTGAGTCGGTATCCCTTATGCATCCTTCTTGCTGCAAAATTTAACACTCACTAAATTATGAGTAATGACCAAAATTTAACACTCAATACGCAGACAAGGCAAGTGTTCATCAATCAGTACATACCTTTGGCAAGTTGCTCTCTCACATTGCAAGGAAACAATAGCTTATCCGATGCTTGACGGCACGATTCAAACGAAACAATCCGGCACCTGCCATGAATATAAACGAAAAAGGGACATCAATTTCTTCAATCCACCATCAAGTACTTACAATTCCACCAAATGGGTACTCTAAACAGATTCCATAAACACATTcttcattgaaattaaacagtTTTTGAACCAAGATTGCTCGTTATAGTTCTGCATCTTGATACATAAGTCTACCCAATAAGTTCAAAGCTACcaaatttttcatattttccaaGAGAGAGTTTGATAAGCAGACATGGGTTTAAGTGAAATACTAAAAAGACTGACCGATGGGTGGGAAGGGAAGAACTTACAGAGAATAGGAAGCGCAGGCAGCACCGAGCGTacgcatcttcttcttccttgttggTGTTGCTCTGGGGAGCTGTGGCCTTTGCGAGTGACTCTGGCTCTCTTGGTTTTGGATATTTGCCCTTTGGTTATAATGCCCTAAATATCCTGCCTACATCAAGTATTTCACATAAAATGCCATTTTCTTTCACAAAAGATGTCAAATTATatgattctttttcttctttccttgctttaatttctttatttttttttcctataaattttaAACAAGGTGCTTTATGTTGTAATCTTATAAGTCATTCAATGTGTGGATGGTCAACCCATTACAACTCTACATGTTTTTCCACTAATCCACTTGCTGCCTCATCCTTCCATATAAAATtacacacaaaaacacaaagtCTGACAgctgaaaagagagaaaagaaagaaggaagaagagaggaagaagagagaagccACAAGGCTCACGGTAGAGAtaagaaaaagagaggagagaataaaaagagttatctttgtaatcttattacTTTAGATTATATATGAAAGCATCATTGCTGCTCCGATGACGTATTCTAATCACACTGATTGTAGAAGAGCcttgtaaattttgtgtcttatttatttattccactgtatACACAGTCGATTTTATAACACTTGACAATGGAGAAAGAAATTGCATCTCGCGTAGCATTGGTCTCTATAGCCCGAAGTCCAAAGTTAGAATCGGCCCTCCTCATATCACTtgcttagaaaaaaaaaatttctttaaaaccgaacaaaaaaaaaagatttgaataAGGTTTATCACTCAAAATTAGAATTCAATTGAAGTACAGAAGTGAAATATGAAATGATAAGCCGAGATAAATAGAGAATTTAATAGCTTGAAGGAGCAATATTTGACTTTTCATGGATAGAAAAATCATTACTCGTTATAAGAACACAACATATTTTCACTCTTATTTTGTTGAATCGAAAAGGACAAAAATATTAGTGTCAAATCATATGTTAAAGCTGTCGCGTAGTTTTataatttaatgatatttgttTCATTTACAAGAGAAATCTTAAACTCAAATCTAGTAAATAACGATTATAATTTAGATAGTGTAAATATCACcgtttaagaaaaagaaaaaatcatatGTTAAAATTAGGGCAAGGGCTTTTGGTGGGTTCGTATCCATGGCCCAGATTGTCTCACAAGGCCTTGGCCTTTAAATTCTAAAAGGCCATTtgggaaaataaaaagagaagaacgtagtaattgtaagttaacaccatctctctctctttctctctctctctctctaataatACCATCTTTATTGAGTTCCGTGCCAATTCTGTCACATCAGTCCAGGCTCTATTACTATTAGTACACCGGCATtgccctttttatttattttttatttttttgatcgAATcaatctaattttattttacttttcttatttaaCAATGACATTTCACAAAAGTAatcagcaaaaaataaaaaataaaaaataaaaaataaaaaacaagaaaataaaagtggAGAAAGACATTTCCTGAAAGAATCAACGGGATTGTGTGATCTAGTGCAAAAGCGTGGAAACCACACAAAATAATAGAGGTGGATTGTTTGACCTCCCATTTCTATACTTTTTCCATCTTCTTTTGTTTGTATAGTCACGATTAAactatattaatattttatatatcctattactttttgttttattacttctataaaaaattaatataaaatgttgacgtaacttaatCGTTACCACACATCACAGAAGAGCATGAAGAGAGTATGGAAAttggagggcagacaatccacctccaaaAATAATAGGATGGATAATAGTTGCATCCTTTTATGTGAAGATGTACACATTTTTTATTTGCTGATATTGTATTGTGATTGAAAAATTAACGAGCAAAATCgtttaatttattaatctttattcaaagatcaatttaacaaaaaattattcaaattggatatcgtttaattatataaatgtaTCAAAAAATGAGACGGATCATCATGATTATGTTACTTAATACCGATTATAAAATTTGCAGGTAGCAAGTAACATTTTCATGATATAATACGTTTCAATGGTTAGATGGCCTtctattcaaatattttttttttcaagagttACGAAGACTAATAATTGAATGGTTTTAATCATTGGTTTTATTCGAGTGATGCATTATTTCCAAATAGAAAAGAGCATTACAGATAcatattataataaaataaaataaaatttgggagGTGATTTATTAATCTTTTATGAAGAGCGatattatctctactaattaatataacactcattgtgacatcccgtcccgggatttttAAAACGCACACGTGAAATGACACTTTTACCCCTAACCCGTCTCTTTTACGTTTAATCGTTATTTGGAGCCTGGTTGGCATGTTTGGAACCATACACGTACTccctttctctctgtctctttttccctgtttctctctctcttccccgagctcccttctttcttcttcttcttccttcaaacgtacggacacacaccaagaaccATTATACCGTAGCAGATCGAGGATACCAAGGGTGCAGTCgtgatcgtgaggtcgaggggagcacgaatataccattttcaggtaggaacttcgacgttttcacgtcgatttcatAAGCTCCGAtctgtgtactgttcatgcaaaaattattcattgtgtttttgggatttctaagctcgtaggtagcttggtggtgtcacgAGAAGCCCAGGAGTGTTTCGTTGGAAGTGTTTTGACGTCGGGGAagcttggttcgaagttggccgagttttgagttttgagacaggtacgatcgcgtggtttttagcttttaaaagttgtgtaacgtgattctactagtctagggctttcttttggtacaagaatcatagaaaatggttgaaaaacgaaggagaatagtgagtttaaagttttcccagttttccggtgaccggagtccggcgagggtaggccggagaagaaacagAAATATTCCGTtgattttaacggaatattcctgacggcgtcaattgacaccgtcagtgtgcatggcacgtggccgcgcatgggggcgcgtaggtccgtgcctattttggcacgtgggggcgcgtgagaggtccaaaaattattttaaaaatatggttgtgatcctgaggttgtgtagagcacgttggtatattcatttgtccaatttgagcaatgtatgagaagttattacgagaagttggttatgtgctttaaagttaacgtttttatagctatttcgcatataggtgacacgtaccccgaggacgagcgtgcacacgcgaggcaggggggctacgacccttctacataccagtgagtgggcttttggttttccgtatatacctatatactatattttcccagaacttgaacaaatgtttattcattatgccatgcattacattatcgtttttcgtgcatcgttgggtacgttattagttgcatatatttatacctatgcatattgggtgctgtggacgcacaggtaagtgtcaggtaagcgttattcacgtttatgtttcagtaatagtttgagatagttagagagctcataacctgcacccccggtgttagtgctctcgcccgtgaccagggcacagtccttcacgtgatgttcacctcccgcaccttatgctcaccttggattcaaggtaggtgcacagtcctgtcgtacagaccactttaggtggttccgactcgtgggcaagtttagatattgagattgagatttgagctctagatgcagccgtacaggtcacgttaggtgactctggctgccagatgttatgctattgatgtgatttatacctgggcacttgcatatcttTATGAGATGtcgacatggcatattatttgagcatgtttggcatatgtattatgtgtttatattttctgggaagtatataggttttacggcgaggggttataaagtattttataaatggttttcgaaagctttgtttttacccactcacacttttgttttgcgcccctccaggttctagttgagtagcagttccggtggtttcccagagggcttgttCGGCACTTCTGACAGACACCtatcattgtagggtcaccttcgggtgaactATTGTcgcatatttttcttttggactgctgttgTCTGACTCTGAATTTGTGACTCACACGCTAGCACTTGTATTAGTACATTGTATGCtagttggttttttttatttactcgtactttatattactactttattagcttccgcacgtgcacatggctacgtcaccttagTGTGACGgtcagcacgctccgatctcggtcggggtgtgtcactcaTTGTCAATCAAAACCGTATGAAATTATCAATTTaactctctaattaaaacagaacatgaataagaaatacgggatagaaatgtaatttcagacaaccaaattttgctgttttttgtttttcaaaaccttacctacatgtaatcctaacatatctctaattaaaaaattaaaaaataaaacttcacactcccacattctctatcactctcttcttctctccttctatttcaaaaacaaaaataaaaataaaaaaatttctcacacattttgtgtgtgcccatatgctagtatttATTAAGAAAAGAGCATTACACATACATATTTACAAGAAGTTCAATCTAAAAAGGTCATTGCAAACTATAATAATAGGTCTTACCCGTTAAAATGTCCAACCGTCTTCAATATTAACAGAAATTTATTGAACAATGCCAATAGGTTTAGTTAAGCCAAATCTCATCAACGCTTAGACAAAAAAACCACGAACTCACGCTACAAAGTATAAAATCAGTCTTAAAACTTCTGCTACAAACTCAAGATGAGTTGCTGCAATTTATTCTGACTTAAAACGAATTAAACAACTTTatgggaaaaaataaaaataaaaactgcacATGCTTTTCTTAGGTAATTTACTTTCAAAATTCTCTACACTAAGTAAAGAATTAATGGTAAtttcaaattgaaaaaattaggaCCCAGTCTTTGATCACTAATGTTCATAgattgaaaccttattagttttcagtttttgatcaaagtcccttaACTTTGTACTCCTCAGCATTTTACTGTTAAAATACTTCCATGtcatctttttatttgttttacaaattttaatttataatttctaCTACATTATCATGCTTGTAACtgaaaatctcaaaattctctcactcaaatttatgtttatattcaaattcaacattattatattgaatatatatcttcaaattaaattttGCCCAAAGAATTTCAAACTTACTTTTTCTCCATGACTATCATATTGCTATGAAtgcaattttaatttcattggGTACATTCTCTTCTCTTGTTCCTTAATCCATGTACCCAACTTTTATTCTATACTACCATTGTAACtttttcttctaaattattTTGTACCCATAAATGTATAACTTTTTCCTATAAGATTTACATAGTATGTACCcataagtaattttttttttaacaaacgatattatttacactaaagggagagagatgagcttagccttacaatgggctaacaataatatggttcaaactcgtctttgacgagaatcaaatctaataccTTTCACTTATAGTTTGCttatatttttctatcatttaagtattttttacattaagagtttatatgggtacattttttttttgtcgcaTATGagttttaatgttgaaattgtaTATGGGGTACATTCTTGTGAATTATTATAATTGTACATGGGTACATTTTTATGGGGACATTTATCTTTTATCATGacattcaataaaaataaaacaattattttcataatttattttccACATTTTAATCACCAATTTTTAATTGGTTTAAGGTTTTTTATTTCTAGGGGTGGAGTTTATTGTTTAATCCCCTAAAcgttaaatttcaaattttatgggATTTTATATCCCTTAAATGtggtaatttattttatttaattgctttaaATGTTCGGACAAAAAATTTGCTTTAAAGGATACTCTATATTACAatatttagtataatatttaatttaaaatataaaatagttgaCATGGAAATTGATTAATGCTAATATACTGATGTGTACAAAGTCAAAAGACAttgatcaaaatttaaaaactaacaAGATTTTAATCAATGTACACTAATGATTAAGGACCGCGTTTAAAGTattcatttcaaatttgtgTACAAATATACTTTTATGAAATGAAAACTATTTATATGAAAATTAAATATCACGTTCAAAATCCAATCAGACAAAgcatttctttttctgtttgtcttgaaaataaaaaaaatacataaaaaaaagaaaaaaaaagaaaaggaagaacgCAACACCAGACAAAGGAATGATGAAGAAGCAGAAGCAAAAGCAAAAGGTGGCTGCTGGCGCTGGGGCTGCTGCAGCGCCAGCGAGCATGtccccataaaaaaaaaagcagcggTCCAAGTTCCAACCGTAAATTCCTCAACACCGTCGGGTTATTTACGTAAAAAAGAAGAATGGAATGATGAATATGATCCGAAAACACTGTTTGAGATTCAGCAGTTGGTGGTGAAGAGAGAATTAATGGGGATGGCTTCTGAaagccctttttctttttcaaaccgCTCTCCAACTCCTAAGCTCTGCAGCTCCTTCACCACTCGGTAGTCCGTCTCTATCTACTACTCCTCTAATCTCCTTTGTTCGTCTAAcaacgatattctaaactactcgaatctataaaaaataaaattcaaattcgGGTGTAACGTCTGCATTCTTTCTTCTGTTTAGCTCTAATCTTTCAGCTGCATGCTAATTGATGGGATGTTTCATACAGTTTTTGTTAGAGTTCATCACTtgcattttatatatatatatatatatatatatattttttttttttaggttttctcAACTCGTGTTATGTTGTTTTTTTGGTTCATTATTTGGcttgttttgtaaattttctagGGTAATTATTCTGTTCAAAATTCTTAAGTACAATTCCTGAATGCGGGGGCTCACAGATTTGGTTAATATTTAGCATATTAGGCAGAACAtagcattttaaaattaattaattagcataGTAgacaaaaaaacatataaacatttggAAAATAACTTCTTTTAATCTTTTGTTTGAAAGAAGAGTTGAATCTAGCTAGGATCAGCCCGTTAGCGACGGATAGGATCTGCCCTTTAGCGACGAGTAGGATCTGTTTCCACATCATGTTTCAAACTTTAGTGCAGATTCTTGGTTAAAGGTGTATTATCTGCATACAATCTGTTTATGTTTTGCTTATTGCTTGTAACTGACTTTGGAATTTCAATGTTTTTACGCAGTATCTTTTCAGATGTTGCCGGGGACATTACAATCGTTGTCGATGGAGAGTCTTTCTTGCTGCATAAGGTAAACTTTTCAATTGCCAATCAAAGTTTACACTAGCTAGGCCTTGAATTAACTTATAATACTAGCTGTAGCCTTGCGTTTTTCCATTTCGCTAATCACATTTTTTATCTTGTTCAAGTTTCCACTGGTGTCGCGAAGTGGAAAGATTCGGAAAATGGTGGCAGATAACAAGGATTCATCTTCAAAGTTGGAGCTCCTCAACATACCAGGAGGGGTGCAGGCGTTTGAACTCGCAATGAAATTCTGTTATGGCATGAACTTTGAGATCACAACTGCAAATGTCGCCCATCTGCGGTGTGCTGCAGAGTACTTGGAAATGACTGAAGACTACAGGGATGAAAACCTGATTGCGCGAACGGAAACTTATCTGAACGAGGTTGTAGTTGAGAGTCTTGAGAAGTCAGTAGAAGTCCTTGCCACCTGTGAGACGCTACCTTCTATAGCGGAGGAGGTTGGAATTCCTAGTAGATGTGTGGAAGCTATTGCCATGAATGCTTGCAAGGAACAATTAGCATCAGGGTTGTCAATGTTAAGCTGTGACGGCGAATCTACAGAGCTTAAGAGTGGTCATCATGAGTGGTGGGTTGAAGATCTGTCGATTCTAAGGATTGATTATTATCAAAGGGTTATATGTGCTATGACAAGACTAGGTGTGCGACCGGATAgcattttcacatctttgatgCATTTTGCTCAAACATCCTTGAAGGGTATTGGAAAATGTCAAATTTGGAATCCAGGTAAAGTGAAGCCAAATGCTGGCAAGACAGAACATGACCAGAAGACTGTTGTCGAAACCCTAGTAAGCTTAATGCCAACGGAGAAAAGCTCTTCAGTGCCACTGAGTTTTATGTTTGGAATGCTGAGAATGGcaatcatggtggatgcaacaATAGCCAGCAGGCTTGAGCTCGAGAGGAGGATTGCCTTTCGGTTGGAAATGGTTTCGCTTGATGATCTCCTTATACCCGCGATCCATGCAGGGGGTTCTTTGTATGATGTTGACACCGTTCATCGAATACTGGTGAATTTTTTGCAGCGgattgaagaagaagacgaagaaagtgAAGATTGTGGATATGAGTCTGAAGGACTTGGTTCTCCAAGTCATGGTTCATTGTTGAAAGTTGGAAAGCTTATTGACTCATATCTAGCTGAAATTGCTCCTGATCCTTACCTGAGCTTACCAACATTCATTGCTATGATTGAAATACTGCCCGATTATGCACGTGTGATTGATGACGGGATTTACCGGGCGGTTGATATATACTTGAAAGTAGGTTATCAAATTTGACTATGTAAAATTACATGATTTTGTATTGCATGTTTTGGATTGAGTTCCCTTTATATTTGAATTGATTATGTTTCGTTGTTTCCTGTTTAGGTTCATTCGATGCTGACTGAACAAGAATGCAAGAAGCTGTGCAAATTAATAGACTGCCAAAAGCTCTCTCAAGAAGCCAGCAATCATGCCGCACAAAATGATAGGCTCCCAGTCAAGATGACAGTGCAGGTTCTGTACTTCGAGCAGCTCCGCTTGAAGAATGCATTGTCTGGAAGCTCAGGAGATGGGTTCCCCTCGCAGAGAATAAGCAGTGGCGTCCCAAGCGCAGCCATGTCTCCTCGAGACAACTACGCTTCGTTAAGGAGAGAAAACCGAGAACTGAAGCTGGAGATTTCGAGAATGAGAGTGAGACTGAGTGAGTTGGAGAAAGAGCAGTTGTTTATGAAACAAGGAATGATGGATAAAACAGGAAATGGGAAAACTTTCTTGACCTCACTCTCCAAAGGGATTGGAAGGATTGGGATTTTTAGTGGCCAAGCGGGGGGCAAACCAAAGAAATCAGGTCGGAAGTCCCGGGGATCTGAGGGGAAAACTGGTCGGAGTAGGAGATATTCCGCTTCCTAGGTAGCTCCTTTCCTGAGAAAAAAGATTTGTTTTCGGAGGTAGCTTAGAAGGTTTTGAAGGGAGCCTGTAGTTTGTAGCACATATGCAAAAGAGTAACGCTACATGCATCACATTTAGTGACCACAACTTTCACGAAGATGGATTCCGCACGAGAGAATCCTGCCTCGTGATCAATAATGTGGTCTAAATGCTGTACAAGTAGTTTTATTAATCTTCAGACTATAAATTACGAATTACTTGTTTCGTTCGCTGAATCTCTGTTAATCTTTTCCAACACATGAATCCGAAGTTATGAATTAGCATACCCCTAATAACGATACTTTTAGGGGAAGCTAAACACTCTTTATTTTTTGGAAGCAAAAGTTCATTATC from Pyrus communis chromosome 9, drPyrComm1.1, whole genome shotgun sequence harbors:
- the LOC137746165 gene encoding BTB/POZ domain-containing protein At3g08570-like, coding for MGMASESPFSFSNRSPTPKLCSSFTTRIFSDVAGDITIVVDGESFLLHKFPLVSRSGKIRKMVADNKDSSSKLELLNIPGGVQAFELAMKFCYGMNFEITTANVAHLRCAAEYLEMTEDYRDENLIARTETYLNEVVVESLEKSVEVLATCETLPSIAEEVGIPSRCVEAIAMNACKEQLASGLSMLSCDGESTELKSGHHEWWVEDLSILRIDYYQRVICAMTRLGVRPDSIFTSLMHFAQTSLKGIGKCQIWNPGKVKPNAGKTEHDQKTVVETLVSLMPTEKSSSVPLSFMFGMLRMAIMVDATIASRLELERRIAFRLEMVSLDDLLIPAIHAGGSLYDVDTVHRILVNFLQRIEEEDEESEDCGYESEGLGSPSHGSLLKVGKLIDSYLAEIAPDPYLSLPTFIAMIEILPDYARVIDDGIYRAVDIYLKVHSMLTEQECKKLCKLIDCQKLSQEASNHAAQNDRLPVKMTVQVLYFEQLRLKNALSGSSGDGFPSQRISSGVPSAAMSPRDNYASLRRENRELKLEISRMRVRLSELEKEQLFMKQGMMDKTGNGKTFLTSLSKGIGRIGIFSGQAGGKPKKSGRKSRGSEGKTGRSRRYSAS